The Amphiprion ocellaris isolate individual 3 ecotype Okinawa chromosome 12, ASM2253959v1, whole genome shotgun sequence region TGTTTGATTCCGTATGACTTTATTAAAAACACGACTGCATATATTAAAAACCTGAGATAATTGAAACACACTTAACTTCATACTTGCATTAAAACAACTCAACCTGAGacccaaaaacacagaattcaTAAATATATCAAACAAAAATTGATATCACACACTGTATATTCAAACAGGGCAGATCTTCAGAAACCCAACGAATAGCTGTCTGTTAAAAATTGATCAATAAAATCCAGTCCAGCACTGACTGATACTAATACGATCAATAAAAAAGCTGCTGCACAACCTAAGAGAACACAAACAGCCACTGTCGGACTGGAATGAGAAGTCAAGAACCTACATGATTCACCTGAAACAGCGCTCTGACGCTAGCACAGCTAACCTGCTACCTTCAATCATTtgtaaatcataaataaaatcCAACATAGTTTGTTTGCTTGAACAGTTTccccaaaaactgtaaatagtcAATAAAATCCTCTCATACAGACAAAAAGGTAGCAACATTCTGACTGAAAACAACTTAGAAACGGGAAAACATCAGGAATCAGAAGGAGAACAGaagtaaacacaaacagcaaagaaaCTGTGGGACATTTAAAGGAAAGTGAcattaaaaaatagaagaaatgaAACCGGAtgagaataaaaacaacatgtcaggcagcagctggtggcagatctccatggtaaccacaGCGGTGACGTCACACCGGCGTGGCGCTGACATCACACAGGTTTGGTGGTGCTGTTGTATACGGGTGAATCCGGATCCGACAGCGTCACTTGGGCGGGGCCTGTGGCCACGGGCCTATGGGTGCGTTTCCTGCGGGCCTTCAGGAAGCAGTAGGTCAAGATGGCCAACAGAGCCAAGATGGCCACCGACAGAACCACGGCCAGCGCCACGGAGCCTGAGGAGGAGACAGTGACGTCACTTACTGTCAGCTGTCACACTTTAACATAACTGAGGATCAACTATACTATAATACTGCAATACTGCTGCAAAATACACTGCTGACGGTACTACTGGAGGAGAGTAATTCTGTGATTCTTACAGGTAATAACTCGTTAAGTATTTAAGTGTTTGAGAGGTTTGGCAAAACTTCTGACCTGAGTCattctcttcttccttctcaaAACGCTCAAACAGCCCTCTGGAAAACACATGTttctctgcagacacacacacacggacacataGAAGTGTAAAGTGAACACAATTTTCCCAACTAAACTGGTCACAATCAAAAAACACCAACTGGAACTATATGTCACTGATACTATGTGGTATTTAAAGGTACTATGTGGCATTAAAGGGTGCTACATGGTATGAAATGGCAATAAATGCAATTAAAGGGTACACTTGGCATTACAGATACTGTGTGGTATTGAAAGGCACTACAATCTATTAAAGGTACTACATGGTACTAGATTATCCTACACAGCATTAAGGGGTATCATGGAAATAACTAGTACCACGTTGTACAAAATGATAGTATGTGACAATAATACTAcactattaaaaaataaagaaaaacatggcATTAAAGGTAATGGTAATAAATGGtactttattgtatttaaaggTAATATATAGCATTCAAGTATAGTACATGGCATTAAAGGCTACATGGTAATAAAGCATATTATGTAGTAATAAAGGGTCATGTCTGGTATTTAAAGgtaaaatatgtcattaaaTGGTATTACATGGTAATAATGGTGCTCGATTTCATTAAATTATGCAGTAGTATTTAAGTATTACATAATGTTAAAAGGTACTACATGTATTAATGGGTAGTATGTGGTATTAAAGGGTACTTCATGGTATTAAAGGGTATAATGCAGTGATATAAAATGTACTACATGTATTAAAGAGTACTACATGGTATTAAAGGGTATAATGCAGTGATATAAAATGTACTACATGTATTAAAGAGTACTACATGGTATTAAAGGGTATTACATAGTAATAAATAGTCATGTGTGGTATTTAAAGGTAATATACGGCATTAAATGGTAATGGTTAATGATGCTACATGGTAATAAAGGTATAGTATTAAATGGTACTACATGTATTAAAGGTTACGATGTGGTAATGAGGGccattatttaatattaaagtGTACTACATGGTGTTAATTGGAATTATTTTGTGCTATAAAGGTATCAAAGTGTACAGTATTaggtgtgtgtattgtgtaccAGTCACTCCTTCGCAGGTCTGGCTGCACTTTTGACTTTCTTCGAAGTTGTTCTCGTTGCCGTCACAGCCGCCGTAGGTGAAAGTGTAGCACTCCTTGTACAGAGGATTGTAGTACCAGCGGGTGAAACTCGCCCGACACGGACCAGTGCTGGGCGGCTCGGTGCACACAGCTGAGCAGGTGGGAGGGGACAGTCATTATAAGCATGCAGCCTGTTAGCTTCCAGTGCTAGCAGGACTTATTTTGGTCAGAAAAACTTTATGCATTCAtgcacagagaggagaaaagggaTCAACAAACACTGACCTCTCCTTTGGTTCACATCGATGTCCAGCAGGCGGGTGAAGGTCTGAttcactgaggaggaggaggatcagTTTTACTCAGGAGGTGTGTGTTTGGTCTTGTATGTCTGtccgtgtgcgtgcgtgtgtgtgtgtgttacatttGCTGCAGTGATCCTCGTCCGATCCGTCGCTGCAGTGCGCCACGCCGTCACACTCCAGACGTCTGTCCACACAGCAGCCGTTGCCACAGACCAGCTGATCAGGACGACATGTCGAACCACACGCCTCTGGATGCACACAAACGCACGCTTATTTATCTAGAACATAGGGGCTGTGGAACTGAGGTGAGGAGGTGCATTGTGGGACTGACCTTTAGCGGGCGGAGTGACGCTCCTTTCTGCCGCCACTgtggacaaacaaacacaaacatgcagcagcattACAACAGGTTAAAGCTGATGTATTTACTGTGTGTCCTTTGTGCAcatactgtgtgtatgtgtcatgtgtgtgtgtgtcctttgtGTCTGTACATTTCGTGTGATTACTTTGTGTATTaggtttttcaattcaaataaaattgtggttgacagttgaatcaatgaatagacatatacatgtttataatttaaaatttatttaaaaaaaggaaaatgggacatatagaaaaaagtgattttgatgacttaaagcctgaatttagttgttttttccactgtatggcacataaaatcagcataagtagttcaaggagcttcagaaagttgaaaatccagattcattctgttttcatcttttctgggtctgataaatggtgtaattttgatgattctttttataggaatatcaattttgatttatgtaattttttcataaacaGAAAGTtcataattaagttattaaaagagatatttttgttgtttaggttattcctcctccaaggaggcagagcctccacggagtaaaaacttaaccacaaaaatgtttcatttctatttatttgcatttttcatctgtctgctacattcacagattactgcaaatctaagtgcaattatagcgattttattcaacattttaagactttctgtaaactcaagcactgtctagaaaagtggtctattatgggatggctacaccgttatccgttagcatgactcgtagctaacgttagctctggtgctaacagcaacgtgttttacattgaggtgataccgtcggcttgaagtgacgcagtgatcagaaaactctttgttgtacaatttgcacacaaccaggcttttatccaagctgccatcgggaagatttttaaaagaaaactttctgccaaACAagctcatcttccttcactcttcaccagtgcctgacttcactcagtgcttcctgtgcttcttcttcatggctacaaacagactttaggttcattaccgccacctactgggctggagtgttcatcagagttaccggtgtgccagaaatgagggaactgaggagggtgcaagtACGGTTGACGCGTTATTTTCCtcggtaattaattaatcgaaattagcGCGTTAAAGGCCCAGCcctaattttaaaataactttaagtTAAAATTTGCGAGGGATATGAATAATTTCGAGCTTGACTGTTATGTAtatgtactgtgtgtgtgtatactgtGCGTGTACTGTATGTAGTATGTGTATTTTGTATACTGTGTGTACCTGTGACTCCTCTGcaggcagacacacactccGATTCGGACAGataattgtttttgttgggtttgcAGCCTCCGAACACAAACTGCTCACAGCTGCCTGTTGCAGCGTCGTACCTCCAGCGGGGAAACGCTGCTCGACACGGTCCGACCTTCATGGGAGCCCAACAGAACACTGAGACAGAGGACAGGGTCGGTTACATCGCTGAAACACGGGACACGGTGTCAAGACATCGCTCTCTATGCTGAACATAAACATTAACCCACAGCAgggcgtgtgtgtttgtgtgttacatTACAGGGAGTGCCTTTGTCTTAGCACACTGGTAACCATGGCGACATGCAGTAACTACACTATCTGACGTTCGGCTGCATGTTGCGCAACAGTTTTGCAACCTGAAACTGCAGCTGCACTCAGATCAGCTCCGACTCGCTACCATAAACCACTGGTTCATGTTATTCATTGATCAGTCGTGTGACGCGTCTCAGCTGAAATCTGCGGGAAAACGCCGACAAAAAAAGTCAAGGCGACAAAGTAAAAACCTCGCAGAGCAGGTTTAGTTTCTGCTGCTCACGTGTGAATGTATGTGTCAGGTATTCCAGTCCGACCAGTCTGAGGGGAGGTGTGGACCATCAGCGTGagaacacatcaacacaacagaTCAGCTGATTATGTTTACCTGATCAATAAACCGTTAACGAAGGAATTTACTTATCAGAAGTGTTAATAAATCAATTAACTGATCAATAAAATGCCATTAAACCAGCTAACTGATCCATAAATTGCTAATAGAGCAGTTAGCTGGTCAATGAACCAATGACAAAGCAGTTCATTGATCAATAAACTCTTAATTAATTGACTAACTGAGCAATGAACAGTTAACAAAGCAGTTCATTtatcaataaaatgttaattaaatgaCAACTAGATCAATAAAGGCTTAATAACGCAGCTAATGTATCAATACACAGGTAATTATTCAGTTAATTGATCAATACACTGTTAATAAAGCAGTTAAAAGAACCATCAAGTACTCATAAAGCTGTAAATATATCAATGAACTGATGATAAAGTAGTCAATTCATCAATAAATCATCTAAATGAACAGCAGTTAACTGATAAACTGTTAATAAAATAGTTAATTGATCAATAAAGTGTTAATAAATCAGCTAAATGATTATTAGCTGTTAATAACTCAGTTAAATACTTAAATTGTTAATAAAGCAGCTCGAACATCAATAAATTATCGATACAGCAGAGTTTAGCTGATCAATAAAGTCAGATTCGGgggcaaaaacaacaaatacaatttGTCTCTTTGTTATTGTCATACTTTTGGACAAGCAGCTCACTGCTGATCTGATTCTGAGTCAGAAGCTACAGGGGACTACATTTCCCATGAGCACTCACAGCTGGACATCTCCGGGCTGAGGACGAGGACCTTAACGTTAGTGTTGTCTGACTGGCCGTTGGAGTCGGTGACTGTCAGCTGGAAGACGTAATAGCCCGGCTGCAGGTTGGAGAGCTTCACCTGGTCAGGTAGATCCGTCTTCTGCAGAATCCCattcaaaaataacaacatttaagAGTTAAATCTGTGACTCTCAGTAACTAGTTCTGACGGCTGCAAAAGGGGAGAGATgcattcaaattaaaatgtgagCTTTGGAAAGTATCACATAGAGGCTGAATttacctgcacacacacctgtgcttaTGTAACATGCCAAGTTCTAACTTCCGGTGACTGCTTTTGTGGAAAAGCAACACTGACGAAAACTTGAAAGATTAGTGAATGGAGTTTGGTGGGCTGCATGCAAGTTCATTATATGTAACGTAATAAGACAAGTTCATTGAAGTTGTTGGAGTCACAGTAGACGTTTATCCCATTGGTCACCTCTACCTGCGTTAAGCCCCGCCCCCTGTAGCAGCAGCCTTTACCTCCATCTTGACGCCGCTGTCTCCGCTCTGCAGACTCCAGCTGTAGTCGGTGATGCGGGCGTCGTTCAGCGCCAGACTCTCAATGCCGTTGAGCGTCACCGTCTCGCCGGGCTGAGTGACGACATCACGGCCTGCGATGGCGATGGGCGGAGCCTGCTTACCTGAGGACACACAGTTATTAAGTTAGTTATTAAGACAGTGTTATTCATGCACATCTAACAGATTCAGAACAAAAGGTCCAAACAACTCAAATGCTCTGGATTGAATGAACAAATCCCATGAGCTCGGCTGTGGATTCAGAGCTGTAGGATACAAGCTGAGCCCATTTTTAGCCTGGTAATGTTCACACTGAGTCGAACCGACTCATTAAAAGCAGCAACATTATTAATCAGCAGCTCCTGTTTGCAGTTCATTATGGATGTACAGACAGTTATAAAGTAAAAACTCTTGAAAGTTGCCATCTATCCCAGAACCTTTTGGCCATTTGTTCCAAACAAACATAATATTAATAAAGAAGGACCCAAACAGGTAAGAGGAGAACAAAACATGCGATTCGATCAAATGTAGGCCTTTACTCAAAACTGCCAGTCTCATTTCCAGAGTGTAAATAGCTGTGTGTGATGCTGAGGGAAACAGAGAAATTCGGGCAGGTTCTGAAATGTCTTCTCTGGTTTCAAAATCACAAACCAgtctttttattttagaaaattaaaattttctttgCAGCTCATGGTgattcagaatcagaaaaaaaactttacttatCCCAGAGGAGAAATTATTTCAGTTATTCAGAGTTAAAGGTTTGaagattattttacattagacatcAAAAAACTCtgtaatattacacattttttgacaGTGTATTTGTCTTGTCAGCCTGTTCTCATgtcaattttaatgttttttgttgttttttttgtagttttctttatttataccTTTAATATTGATAATTCAGCCACATTGTATTTTGCAGTAAATCTTACAAAGGTTTCCTTCAAATCTGCTTTCTGTCAGTTACAGGATATTTCCAGAGACCTATAGGGCCGTGGAGAACGTCATTTAcagagtggtggaaaaaagttttcagacaacccatacatttgtgaaatactgcatcactcttaggtcttgaAGTGCAATTTCTCTTagtacattcacagtcatattactaaacaaatccttgaAAAAGCCATTAAAcgcttaaaattgattggtttcattaaaataagaacttttgggtcattttggtagaatttagttttgttagtttttcttgtaaacaatcaacaacaacaacaaaaaacattatttgtatttgtttgtgtctgcctaatgcagtcacaccttctgaaacacaaaaaagatttttacacaaatatttcatgacaaTATTTGTGActgtgtaaaacaaaaaaatcaccatcatatttttgtatttgcatgtattttaagTAAGCATATATTTAACTgctttggattttatttttatttttttttttacagaaatcaAGGATCAAAGTGGAtgattaaaacaatttaaattgTAGTTCCAATagatgttttgtatcgtgtttatcACAGCTTTTAAATGTACTGTGCTCACCTGGTTCCTGCACTGCAATACCCGTGAcagtcaaaataataataataacaataacaataataataataataataatgataataataatttgtttgttatttagatatatatttacagatttttcccgttttcttaaattacagataattatttgtaaaatcacagtaatttacatattaaatattttaaaaatccacatcttttttgctatattttagtcctcaaaaatattgttacagatatttgctactTGAAAATTAATACATATATTCTTtacatttgttaaattacagacgaGCTCaggtaaaatcactgaaaagaacgtattaatttacatgttgactgctaaaagaaacaaagaaacaggtGAAAAAATGCTCATAACATccacattaacaaaaaactgtacaaataacaatttcttctttgacattttaatttattatatattatgactgtcattttttgttttttatagtttttgtaCATGACAGTATCCTTTGTTTCTGGCACatacaaatgtttgtttttcttttacacagCGTTTGTAACTTACTGATCTCATGATTTTGAATCGATTGAGGGATTGGCTATTgattcaataataataatagtagtattGATCTCATTATCTTTAGCCCATTGACTGATAGCCTGCTGATCTAGTAAGACTGTTAACAGGTATTGACTCATCTGGTAACTAATGTGCGTCATTGATTGACTGATCGGCCATATTGATCCAATCAGACTCACCTGGACCCGCCAGGTATTTCTCGAACACGGTTTCCCGGATGTAGCTCTGGTATCCGACCTGGTTCACGAACCTGCACACGAACCGGTTCCTGTGCACGCAGCTGAACAGGACGCACGTGCGGTTGTCCTCGGAGCCCGGTTCGAGCAGCGCGAGATTGCAGCGCAGGTTCGAGCAGCACGCGCTCCGACACTCCTCCGGAGACTGCACATGCGCGGTGGCCAGAGGAGCCGCTCCCTCCTTCACCGCGTCCTCGGCGTCCAGCACAAAGTCGTCCTGACCGGAGCGGAAAGAGGCGCCACAGTCCTCCGCCGCCCCGCCGGGCCGCagctggaggagcaggaggaagaggaggagaggccacaggagggaggaagaggaggatgaaggcaTTTTCAGGTGCGAGGAAACACTTTACGGCGTCCTGACGCTCCGCTGTCACTTCAGTCCGAGTTTGAAAGAGGAGAAATGGGAGAGTTTAGGCTGTGGACTCTGAGCCGCTCCTCGCCCCGTCCAGCTGCTCAGGTGTGTCTCACCTACTCACTGACAGGAAGACCAACCAGCACCCTCCCACGGTCTCAGTGACGCGACTCTGACGTTGGTCAGGTGTGTCCTCACCTCGGCTCAGCTGATCCGTCTGTCAAAACACGGAATTGATTTTCAGGAAAAAACTCGTCGATATTATTGTGCTCTTAAACTTTGTGTTCAGagttgaacaaaaacaacaaataacgCTTTGTAATTTTCTATTAGACTATTATTTATTGAGTCACGTAttcaaaatattcattttatttcaatgatCTAAACAAGCCTTTGTGCTGTAtggcacaattttttttaaatccccagaAACGGTGACAATCTGGaagcaagggtgccagaaaaaaatacattaaaacggTGGGATATTGGAACattcaaaaacagtgaaaataacagtaaaaatctgcaaaacgcTTCGTTTCTGTGTTATATctcttttaaaaacagtgtgattttatggtcacacactgTAATAGAACAAAGTACCATaagtgaaaatacagattattgatACACATATTATTTACTGCATCAGTCtgcttttttcctgtgattttataGGTATGATCGTTAATTGAACAAACTGgggaaaatctgttaaaatcaaataaatacatttttaaatactatTCACCAATTTTTCATCCTTTGTAATAATTGCTtttcaaataaaggcaaatataTGTACAATAACAATAGCTTTTGCTGAAATTGTAAAAGACTGAATGACCATTCGTAACATATGTATGATTTACacataaattaatactttttcctATGATTTTGAtatatattatctgtaatttaagaaaatagagaaaatttGTAAGACATCagcaatttctttaaaaaacaatacacaTAAATCTTggcataaacatgttttttttccattgtacaCATGCTGTTGAGTCTTCCTTcactaaagagaaaaaaggtAATATAAAATAAGCTATGTGACTTGTTTTTTTGCTCTGAGTGTGTTAGAAACATATCTGTCACTAAGCTCATTCACTTCATATATAATTTTTGAGTAAgattaaaacaacaataaaattctgaaaatcatgggaaaatatttgatatataaat contains the following coding sequences:
- the LOC111582617 gene encoding kunitz-type protease inhibitor 1-like, whose amino-acid sequence is MPSSSSSSLLWPLLLFLLLLQLRPGGAAEDCGASFRSGQDDFVLDAEDAVKEGAAPLATAHVQSPEECRSACCSNLRCNLALLEPGSEDNRTCVLFSCVHRNRFVCRFVNQVGYQSYIRETVFEKYLAGPGKQAPPIAIAGRDVVTQPGETVTLNGIESLALNDARITDYSWSLQSGDSGVKMEKTDLPDQVKLSNLQPGYYVFQLTVTDSNGQSDNTNVKVLVLSPEMSSLFCWAPMKVGPCRAAFPRWRYDAATGSCEQFVFGGCKPNKNNYLSESECVSACRGVTVAAERSVTPPAKEACGSTCRPDQLVCGNGCCVDRRLECDGVAHCSDGSDEDHCSKLNQTFTRLLDIDVNQRRAVCTEPPSTGPCRASFTRWYYNPLYKECYTFTYGGCDGNENNFEESQKCSQTCEGVTEKHVFSRGLFERFEKEEENDSGSVALAVVLSVAILALLAILTYCFLKARRKRTHRPVATGPAQVTLSDPDSPVYNSTTKPV